In Sphingobacterium sp. PCS056, the following proteins share a genomic window:
- a CDS encoding type I restriction enzyme HsdR N-terminal domain-containing protein, which yields MDYVIKKDNEPILIIESKDWMENADAHNSQLNRYFHVSKASFGVLTIGHTYNFYAYLEKSSIIDEKPEL from the coding sequence GTGGATTATGTTATAAAGAAAGATAATGAACCTATATTGATAATTGAATCTAAGGATTGGATGGAAAATGCTGACGCACATAACTCACAATTGAATCGTTATTTTCATGTGTCAAAAGCAAGCTTTGGCGTATTGACAATTGGTCATACGTACAACTTTTATGCATACTTAGAGAAGTCCAGTATTATAGATGAGAAACCAGAACTATGA
- a CDS encoding thermonuclease family protein → MNKWTNVAVKLVIIALFFLIVFLMGCVHSEQTFKSEGFMSTSSLPRESYVKVYKVIDGDTFWGKNKAGKNVKIRLIGIDAPEERSAFKKKKHPFGKVSKSHLDSLILNKEIRLEFDVDSLDRFGRTLAYAYLDHVFINEELIKNGYAVLMTIPPNVRFESQFVRDQNYAKSNHLGIWKLYDNPIFD, encoded by the coding sequence ATGAATAAATGGACTAATGTCGCTGTAAAGCTTGTTATAATTGCACTGTTCTTTCTTATTGTATTTCTTATGGGCTGCGTTCACTCAGAGCAAACATTCAAATCTGAGGGCTTTATGTCGACGAGCAGTCTGCCGCGTGAAAGTTATGTAAAGGTCTATAAAGTGATAGATGGTGATACCTTTTGGGGTAAAAATAAGGCTGGTAAAAATGTTAAAATTAGACTGATTGGTATAGATGCTCCAGAAGAAAGAAGCGCCTTTAAGAAAAAGAAACATCCCTTTGGTAAAGTCTCAAAGAGTCATCTTGACAGTTTGATCCTCAATAAGGAAATTAGGCTGGAATTTGATGTTGACTCCCTTGATCGTTTCGGTAGAACATTGGCATATGCTTATCTTGATCATGTCTTTATCAATGAAGAATTAATTAAGAATGGCTATGCGGTTTTAATGACTATACCTCCCAATGTACGTTTTGAATCTCAATTTGTTCGAGATCAAAATTATGCAAAATCAAATCATTTAGGAATTTGGAAATTGTACGATAATCCAATATTTGACTAA
- a CDS encoding phospholipase D-like domain-containing protein: MNSDHLIQDTLSDSRGINERVKQELSKAKTEVLIAMAWFTDNELFAAVQGCLDRQVKVLIIISDQPDNEKLDFSLLEKLGAEVTKVKNVGWGMMNQKFCVIDQNVVITGSYNWSNNSKNNHVSVIITNYSKTVTEHMETFHQIRSRAIRINNGELLEDIVQSEKRENPIPLKTEPQTIIYSQPVQELNFQQQSLKEYKDVLDNIIASEVGAFDKDLVKLSGYNRAYENSGDHQILHQAMDSLYSNFINEIDVIAEKKERLKVRIDEQQKLSSTNMEFKTEHEIEKIKNNAAVDKQNIDSDINTLTSKIDEKRLQIASNNTTKIPFIESKISSLKQKIKELEIEFVKPAMNKPIMFILGGITLLLALYIYVFYSSVAYIFIFSKEEIKELTLLGSASTESPEVFNPKAISKIWTKGFGGILFLILFVSIPLSLGMYKVFNDLFVQKRKQDDQKPSFIRKVQSLFIDNIGMILIIVVDVFIAYKVSKNINDIEFQTNQIDEKLKLSGILQDSNFWLVFVLGALGVFLFSFFFEKFMNQINERNLSFQQQKSKHMAQSHQADMEEYQEQINKIQLENDAIQAELVSLQVTKEEKIGHIQQLPIQQNERVGRLQQQLLTFKERISNIGQIYKSQIDNDKLPISKAEMENRVNIYMEGWSKYLYEVYAILKAETKTREAVRECEAWLSNLGLQSDVKQELLQDIPAFNN; the protein is encoded by the coding sequence ATGAATTCAGATCATTTGATCCAAGATACACTGTCGGATAGCAGGGGTATCAATGAACGTGTTAAGCAAGAGCTTTCAAAAGCTAAAACCGAGGTATTGATTGCAATGGCTTGGTTTACCGACAATGAACTATTTGCTGCAGTCCAAGGCTGTCTTGATCGGCAAGTGAAAGTTCTTATCATCATATCTGACCAGCCAGATAATGAAAAATTAGATTTTTCATTATTAGAGAAACTTGGCGCAGAGGTGACCAAGGTCAAGAATGTAGGCTGGGGAATGATGAATCAAAAATTCTGTGTTATTGATCAAAATGTGGTTATTACAGGTTCTTATAATTGGAGCAACAATTCGAAGAATAATCATGTAAGCGTTATCATTACAAATTATTCAAAAACCGTAACAGAACATATGGAAACATTTCATCAAATTCGTTCCCGCGCCATCAGGATCAATAATGGTGAACTGTTAGAAGATATTGTACAATCAGAAAAAAGAGAAAACCCTATACCATTGAAAACAGAACCGCAAACTATAATTTATTCCCAACCTGTTCAAGAACTTAATTTTCAGCAACAATCACTCAAGGAGTATAAAGATGTATTAGACAATATTATTGCATCAGAAGTTGGAGCCTTTGATAAGGACCTAGTAAAACTTAGTGGATACAATCGTGCCTATGAGAACAGTGGCGACCATCAAATCCTTCATCAAGCCATGGATAGTCTGTATTCTAATTTTATTAATGAAATTGACGTCATCGCCGAGAAGAAAGAACGTTTGAAAGTAAGAATAGATGAACAGCAAAAGCTAAGTTCAACGAATATGGAATTTAAGACGGAGCATGAGATTGAAAAGATAAAAAATAATGCTGCAGTTGACAAGCAGAATATAGATTCGGATATCAATACATTGACGAGCAAAATCGATGAAAAACGTTTGCAGATAGCCTCAAACAATACGACAAAGATTCCTTTTATAGAAAGTAAGATTTCATCCTTGAAGCAAAAGATTAAGGAGCTAGAGATCGAATTTGTGAAACCCGCTATGAACAAGCCTATCATGTTTATTTTGGGGGGTATTACCTTGCTACTCGCATTATATATATATGTCTTTTATTCTTCAGTAGCTTATATTTTTATTTTCTCAAAAGAGGAAATAAAAGAATTGACCCTTTTAGGATCAGCGAGTACTGAATCGCCAGAAGTATTTAATCCTAAAGCTATTTCTAAAATATGGACTAAGGGTTTTGGAGGTATCTTATTTCTCATTTTATTTGTTTCCATTCCTTTATCCTTAGGTATGTATAAAGTTTTTAATGATTTATTTGTTCAAAAAAGAAAGCAAGACGATCAAAAGCCAAGCTTCATTAGAAAGGTTCAAAGTTTATTTATCGATAACATAGGGATGATTTTAATTATTGTTGTTGATGTTTTTATTGCCTATAAAGTCTCTAAAAATATCAATGATATTGAATTTCAGACCAATCAGATTGATGAAAAGCTAAAACTCTCGGGTATTCTCCAAGATAGTAATTTCTGGTTGGTATTTGTCCTTGGGGCATTGGGTGTTTTTCTTTTCAGTTTCTTTTTTGAAAAATTTATGAATCAAATCAACGAACGCAATCTTTCTTTTCAGCAACAAAAAAGCAAACATATGGCACAAAGTCATCAAGCCGATATGGAAGAATACCAAGAACAGATTAATAAAATTCAATTGGAGAATGATGCAATTCAAGCTGAGCTAGTCAGTTTACAGGTGACTAAAGAAGAGAAGATCGGTCACATCCAGCAATTACCCATCCAACAAAACGAGCGCGTGGGTAGGTTGCAACAGCAGCTGCTCACATTTAAAGAGCGGATCAGCAATATTGGACAAATATACAAAAGTCAGATTGACAATGATAAGTTACCAATCTCTAAGGCTGAAATGGAAAATCGGGTCAATATTTATATGGAAGGTTGGAGCAAATATCTATATGAAGTATACGCCATCTTAAAAGCAGAAACAAAAACCCGTGAGGCAGTTAGAGAGTGTGAGGCATGGCTTTCCAATTTAGGATTACAGTCCGATGTTAAACAAGAACTGTTACAAGATATTCCAGCTTTCAACAACTAA
- a CDS encoding response regulator, with product MFKKVLIAEDHEMTNISVQKALKALGVEVVKYVHYCDHALNWINNALRDKDPYDLIITDIEFEDDESPQQIKDGLSLIKAIKHVQPDIKVILFTAKDRNSKISEMFKLNQIDGMVRKSRRDGQYLQEALVAVNNNKSYQSPDVKKVIQERNSHEFTSFDLHIIRLLYEGISQKDMPLYLQQREVIPSSLSSIEKRLNIMKDVLNFTKNEQLVAHCKEIGII from the coding sequence ATGTTTAAAAAAGTACTCATTGCCGAAGATCATGAGATGACCAATATTTCAGTACAGAAAGCTCTTAAAGCGCTAGGTGTAGAAGTTGTCAAGTACGTTCATTATTGCGATCATGCATTGAATTGGATAAATAATGCACTTCGCGATAAGGATCCTTACGATTTGATTATTACAGATATCGAATTTGAAGATGATGAAAGTCCCCAACAAATAAAAGATGGCTTATCACTGATCAAAGCCATTAAGCATGTACAACCTGATATTAAGGTCATATTATTCACCGCGAAAGACCGAAATAGCAAGATTAGTGAGATGTTTAAGTTAAATCAAATTGATGGCATGGTTCGTAAATCACGACGTGATGGACAATATCTTCAAGAAGCACTTGTGGCTGTTAATAATAACAAGTCCTATCAATCTCCAGATGTTAAAAAAGTTATTCAAGAGCGTAATTCGCACGAATTTACTTCATTTGACCTACACATCATTCGGTTATTATACGAAGGGATATCTCAAAAAGATATGCCACTTTATTTGCAGCAGCGAGAAGTTATTCCATCTAGTTTGAGCAGTATTGAAAAGCGGCTCAATATCATGAAAGATGTACTTAATTTTACTAAAAACGAGCAATTAGTCGCCCATTGCAAAGAGATCGGTATTATTTAA
- a CDS encoding tetratricopeptide repeat-containing sensor histidine kinase, producing MCKILIISLLIVVFTVSCTNVKQNEAEPVLDTNEYYEKAFFLWENGGGDSTFYYFNEAKEKFLLDKDSVRAGRCLIYMGVIQYHSGDYFGAQETSFEAIKYIDSKNKDHQALLCHSYNNIANATDDLQQYNQAIPYYDLAIRYSTDPNNTLVYKNNLAVCLRNVHRYDESIKLFEEILAKTPKESSDYAKFLNNLAKTRWTANHAYNPISIYHTALGIRLKENDLWGQNSSYATLSTYYAAVNVDSSIFYLNKQYEVAKKINSADDRLKALRGLVQSSSEYSQRYLKTYLALNDSIQNARTAAKNQFALIRYESEKSKAQNLKLEKENEKKESYLIIQRIGIGFLLFSIVLGVFWYKKRKQRLELEAQNKIKENQLHLSKKIHDVVANGIYRVMTEIEYKEDIDREGVLDKLDDMYQKSRDISHDVEEQTLTEVPFSEKLADLLKSFASDHRRVLIAGNEEDLWARLSKRAKEEVTHVLQELMVNMKKHSQADQVVIRFEKHGNQSEIFYQDNGIGLAHSKTYGKGLSNMVSRIEGIGGEIIFVREEGKGLSVKINIPIL from the coding sequence GTGTGTAAAATTTTAATCATCTCTCTTCTAATAGTTGTTTTTACTGTTTCTTGTACAAATGTTAAACAAAATGAAGCAGAACCAGTATTGGATACTAATGAATATTACGAAAAAGCATTTTTTTTATGGGAAAATGGCGGAGGTGATAGTACATTTTATTATTTTAACGAGGCAAAAGAAAAATTCCTTCTGGACAAAGATAGTGTAAGGGCCGGACGTTGCTTAATTTATATGGGGGTGATCCAATATCATTCAGGCGACTATTTTGGAGCGCAAGAAACATCCTTTGAAGCAATCAAATATATAGATTCAAAAAATAAAGATCATCAGGCATTGTTATGTCATAGCTATAATAACATTGCTAATGCCACTGATGACTTGCAACAATATAATCAAGCTATTCCATATTATGATTTAGCTATTCGATATTCAACTGATCCCAATAATACACTTGTATATAAAAATAATTTAGCGGTTTGCTTAAGAAATGTGCATCGTTATGATGAATCCATCAAATTGTTTGAAGAAATTCTTGCTAAAACCCCAAAAGAAAGTTCAGATTATGCTAAGTTTTTGAATAATTTGGCGAAAACCAGATGGACCGCTAACCATGCTTACAATCCAATTTCTATCTATCACACCGCTTTAGGTATACGCTTAAAAGAAAATGATCTATGGGGACAAAATTCAAGTTATGCTACTCTTTCTACATATTATGCAGCTGTAAACGTTGATTCGTCCATTTTCTATCTAAATAAACAATATGAGGTTGCTAAAAAAATAAATAGTGCCGATGATCGACTCAAAGCATTGAGGGGACTAGTTCAATCAAGTTCGGAATATTCTCAACGCTATTTAAAAACGTATTTGGCTTTAAACGATAGTATACAAAATGCAAGAACGGCAGCCAAGAATCAATTTGCTTTAATTCGTTATGAATCAGAAAAGAGTAAAGCGCAGAATCTTAAATTAGAAAAAGAGAATGAAAAAAAGGAATCGTATTTAATTATTCAGCGTATTGGGATAGGTTTTCTCCTATTTTCAATTGTCCTTGGAGTATTCTGGTACAAGAAACGCAAACAGCGACTTGAACTTGAAGCACAGAATAAGATAAAAGAAAACCAACTTCATCTTTCCAAGAAGATCCACGATGTTGTGGCCAATGGAATTTATCGTGTCATGACTGAAATAGAGTATAAAGAAGATATTGATCGTGAAGGTGTATTAGATAAACTAGATGATATGTACCAAAAATCGCGGGATATCTCACATGATGTTGAAGAGCAGACTTTGACTGAGGTCCCTTTTAGTGAAAAACTGGCAGATCTCCTCAAATCATTTGCGAGTGATCACCGTCGTGTTCTTATTGCCGGAAATGAGGAAGATTTGTGGGCTCGACTGAGCAAACGGGCTAAGGAAGAGGTAACTCATGTGCTGCAGGAATTAATGGTCAATATGAAAAAACATAGTCAAGCAGATCAAGTTGTTATTCGTTTTGAAAAGCATGGTAATCAGTCAGAGATTTTTTATCAAGATAATGGAATTGGTCTTGCACATTCAAAAACATATGGAAAAGGTTTATCTAATATGGTTTCCCGTATCGAAGGTATTGGTGGTGAAATTATCTTTGTCAGGGAAGAGGGGAAGGGGCTTAGTGTGAAAATCAATATACCCATATTATAA
- a CDS encoding tetratricopeptide repeat protein, whose protein sequence is MFFFQKYLFVSIALLYFTPLFGQNIDHQSLELEISNFNDKNQNEKSILKLDKIINDTKSTDYDRYHAYLQKSLTYKNLYNYTGALTNLALAEKAGRNTIYYKETSTRVLIEQLFIYFDLKKTEEFQKLLAKIKPENLKYIQNETRAFYECILGNLEMRKGNYDVADQYFDGCIELLKKGNPKHLPIIYKVKVELYNLMGRHKEAINAFEIGMDYANKFQIDIYKITMLETIIYYYTSNGQYKEAYLAQSEVTRQRKLYDAANRSGQLNNLEKELLQQRSDIELNNKKNMQLVLSTIIILLCILVFVLSKLFQSNKQRRLLIEKEISRMRIQLESYINQTEENKNDQLYLNLEKYNLKPRHLEIIELIRKGKTNKEIGSELFISENTVKYHLKVIYEILDIDHRSALIK, encoded by the coding sequence ATGTTTTTCTTTCAAAAGTATTTATTCGTAAGTATAGCTTTACTTTATTTCACACCCCTATTCGGTCAAAATATTGATCATCAATCTTTGGAGCTTGAAATTTCTAATTTCAATGATAAAAATCAAAATGAAAAATCAATACTAAAGCTAGACAAAATCATAAACGACACAAAGTCTACCGATTACGACCGTTATCATGCTTATTTACAAAAGTCATTGACGTACAAAAACCTCTATAATTACACGGGAGCACTGACTAATTTAGCATTAGCAGAGAAAGCGGGCAGAAATACGATCTACTATAAAGAAACAAGTACACGGGTTTTAATTGAGCAATTGTTTATTTACTTTGATCTAAAAAAAACCGAAGAGTTCCAGAAGTTGTTGGCAAAAATAAAACCTGAGAATCTAAAATATATTCAAAATGAAACCAGAGCATTTTATGAATGTATCTTAGGAAATCTGGAAATGAGAAAAGGTAATTATGATGTTGCTGATCAATATTTTGATGGCTGTATTGAACTACTGAAAAAAGGCAATCCAAAACATCTACCTATTATTTATAAAGTAAAAGTAGAACTATATAATTTGATGGGGAGGCATAAGGAGGCAATAAATGCTTTTGAAATAGGAATGGACTATGCCAACAAGTTTCAGATCGATATTTATAAAATCACGATGCTAGAGACCATAATCTACTATTATACCTCCAATGGACAATATAAAGAAGCATATCTGGCGCAAAGTGAAGTAACCCGACAAAGAAAACTTTATGATGCCGCAAATAGAAGCGGACAACTTAATAACCTTGAAAAAGAGCTATTGCAACAAAGGAGTGACATAGAATTGAACAATAAAAAGAATATGCAACTCGTGCTCAGTACCATCATTATATTACTGTGTATTTTAGTTTTTGTTCTCTCTAAACTTTTTCAGTCAAATAAACAACGAAGACTTTTAATTGAAAAAGAAATAAGTCGCATGAGAATTCAGTTAGAATCATATATTAACCAAACGGAAGAAAATAAAAATGATCAACTATACTTAAACTTAGAAAAATATAACCTGAAACCTCGTCATCTCGAAATCATTGAGCTGATTAGAAAAGGGAAAACAAATAAGGAGATTGGTAGTGAATTATTTATTTCAGAAAACACGGTCAAATACCATTTAAAAGTAATTTATGAGATATTAGATATCGATCATCGCTCTGCATTAATTAAATAA
- a CDS encoding SMI1/KNR4 family protein: MEIGAEFSESESCVQNFPKTLQFPFPEKYRKWVTQFKTIEISGDFILFNSVEAVNENKEFATEEFWVFAGTGQGDRWLFDKKGMVFFYDHDYDEGFESMGINFEQSVQMAFLLRDLEARMDEQGRTSEKTKVEFTTVFNQIHHQLSEKYPFQI; the protein is encoded by the coding sequence ATGGAAATAGGAGCCGAGTTTTCGGAATCCGAAAGCTGTGTTCAGAATTTTCCTAAAACACTGCAATTCCCGTTTCCTGAAAAATATAGAAAATGGGTTACGCAATTTAAAACCATTGAAATTTCAGGAGATTTTATATTATTCAATTCTGTAGAAGCTGTGAACGAAAATAAAGAATTTGCAACGGAAGAATTTTGGGTTTTTGCAGGAACAGGACAAGGTGATCGATGGTTGTTTGACAAAAAAGGAATGGTTTTCTTTTACGACCATGACTATGATGAAGGATTTGAATCCATGGGAATTAATTTTGAGCAAAGTGTGCAAATGGCTTTTTTACTTCGCGATTTAGAAGCAAGGATGGACGAGCAGGGTAGAACTTCTGAGAAGACAAAAGTCGAGTTCACTACAGTATTTAACCAAATTCACCATCAATTAAGTGAAAAATATCCGTTTCAGATATGA